The Verrucomicrobiota bacterium sequence CGCAGGTCGCCACCTGCGGTTTTTTTGTGGAGACCCGGCCAGCACCCAAAAAATTATGATCATTGTCCTTCGCCCGAACATTCCGAAAAAAGAAGAAGCCGCCGTGCTTAAGGAAATCCGCAAGCTCGGCTACAAACCGCACATCATGCGAGGAGTGGCGCGGACGGTCATCGGTGCCATCGGCGACGAGCGCACCCACCAAAGCCTGGAAACCCTCACCTCCTGGAAGCAGGTGGAGAGCGTCATGCCGGTGCAGAAACGTTACAAACTGGTCAGCCGCGAGGCGCATCGCACCGGTTCGACCATCAATGTGCGCGGGAACATCATCGGCGGAAAGAAAGTCCAGATCATGGCCGGACCTTGCTCGGTGGAGAGTGAAAGGCAACTGCTCTCCACGGCCAAAGCCGTGAAGAAGGCCGGCGCGACCATTCTGCGCGGCGGCGCTTTCAAACCGCGCACCTCCCCCTACGAATTCCAGGGACTCGGCGAGAAGGGATTGAAGCTGCTGGCGAAGGCGCGCCACGAAACCGGCCTGGCCATCATCACCGAACTGCTTTCCGAAGACCACGCCGACATGATCGCCGAATACGCTGACATCATTCAGATCGGCACACGCAACGCCCAAAACTTTCAACTGCTCATCGCCGCCGCACGCACCGGCAAACCCGTCTTGCTCAAGCGCGGCCTTTCGATGCGCATTGAGGAATGGATGCTGGCCGGTGAATACATCCTGGCCAACGAAAATCCGAATTTAATGTTTTGCGAACGCGGCATTCGCACCTTCGAATCTTACACGCGCAACACGCTCGATCTGTCCACCATTCCCATCATCAAACAGGAATCGCACTGTCCCATCGTGATCGATCCCAGCCAGGGCGCGGGCCGCTCCGACCTGGTGTTCGCCATGTGCAAGGGCGCCGTCGCCATGGGCGCGGACGCGCTATTGATCGAAGTGCATCCCAACCCGGCCGAGGCTTGGAGTGATGGCGCGCAACAACTTTCCCTCGATGGCTTTGCCAGGCTGATGCAGGAGTTGAAGCCATTCATCAGCGCAGCCGGTCGGGAGTAAATCCAAAATTCAGACGGCTTGTCGAAGCGGACGGATTCGGATCGCGAAATGCAGTTGCAAAAACATTTAGTCCCCTGCCAGGGAAGCGGTCTGACGCCATCGCGCGCAGCGCATTCCCCCAGCAAGGGACTTTTCCTAACCGATGGTTTTCCGGCAACGCCGAGGCGGTGACGGACCATGTTTAGTTCTTTCCTGTCAGGACAAATTTGAATTGGCATCGATCAGACTGGGAGCTGACCGCGCCTGTTTCTCAGCTCGGGTTTTCCCACTGCCCGTCAGCAACGGACTCAGAGACCTGCTCGCCAACATGAAACCCGCGCTCGTCCTGATAACCCACCGGAGCCGACACAACCGCAAACAACTCGGCAATCAGCCCGCTGGCGAAGATCGTTCCGGCTACGATTATCAAGGTCTCGTTCATCTCAGATCCTTTACCAGCAACACGAGTGCCAATGTGAAAAGTGAGTAAATCTGCGAGTGGCGACTGGCGTCGTGTCCAGTTTCGGAAGATCGGTTTCGTGTTCAAGACAGCGCAATCCCTCCCAATCGCGTTCAAGGAAGTGAATGTGGGTTTACAGAAGTTGCCGGAGGGACACAGCAAAGCATGTCCGCTTGTCGTTACAAAGAAAAGGGCGGCAGGGAGATCTGCCGCCCGTTGAAAACAACTCGTGTTCTATTTCGCCCGCAAGATGTCGCGGATCTCGGTCAGAAGTTTTTCCTCTTTGGTCGGCTCTGGCGGTGCGGCGGGAGCGGGGACCGGTTTTTTCATCAACGTGTTCATGCCTTTTACAACCATGAAAATACAAAACGCCACGATGACAAAGTCGATTACGGTGTTAATGAACTGGCCGTAGGCGATGACTGCCGCGCCAGCGTCGGTAGCGTCAGCCAAGGTTTTGACTGCGCCTTTCACCTTGGTTAACTTGTCTGGATCGAGGTTGATGAAAAGGTCTTTGAAATCCACTCCGCCCATCATCTTGCCGATCGGCGGCATCAAAACGTCCTTCACTATCGAAGTAACAATCTTTCCGAACGCGCCGCCGATGATGACACCTACCGCCATATCGACGACATTGCCCCGCATAGCAAACTCTTTGAATTGTTTAAGCATAGACATAGTTGGATTCCTTTCGCATTGGAGGTCCGCGCGTAGCATGCGCAAAAGGTCATGGGGAAGCAAGCCCTGAACAAGGAAAGTTGGATTCTTTGGCCCTGCCGCGCAGCAATTACTCAGTTGGTTTCCGATCCAACAACACGACACGCACGCCGCCTTCTTTCGGTTTGGCAAAATTATTAAGCAGGTTCGAGTTGGAAGCAGGAGCGCCTGGTTGTTGCGACTTTGCCTGGCCGCTTTCAGGATCGAGCGCCGAACGCAATGCGCCTTCGACGAGTTGCGCGCAATGAATTTTCATCGGCGGCAACGGCCCTAGTTCGCCGGCCAACTCTTCGGTTTTCATTGCCAGTGCCTCTTCCGCAGTTTTACCGCGAATCAACTCCGTGGCGAGACTGGCCACGGCGATGGCGGTCTCACAACCGAAGGACTGAAACGTGGCGCGGTCGATGACTTTCTTGCCCTTCTCTTCCTTGTATTTGATCCACATCCGCAGCATCTCGCCGCACTCGGAATTGCCCACCGTGCCGATGGCGTCCGCGTTCGGCAGTTCACCCATGTTCTGCGGGTTTGCTATCGCCTGCTGAATTCGTTTCTGTAGATCGTCGTTCATTTTTGAAATGGAGTGTTGGAGTATTGGAGTGATGGAACATTGGCAAAGCAATGCTCCACCACTCCATCACTCCACTACCCCAGCTTGTATCTCCGCATCGTCGTATCCACTTCCTGCGCCCAGGCGTCGATGCCGCCGCGCAGACACCTCACGTTGGTCAGACCGTGCCCCATGAAATAGGCCGCGGCGTCCAAACCTTGCTTGCCCTGATGGTCGATAACCACTAGCGGACGTGAGTTCGTTCCTTCCGCCATGATTTCCTGCGTCACAGGTTGCGACATCAAAACCGCGCCGTTGATATGCACCGCTTCGAATTCCTCGCGCGACCGCACGTCGAGCAAACGGACCGTTTTGTCGCGTTTCAGCAACTCGGCTAGTTCCTTTGGCTCGATCAGAATCTTCGCGTCCTGCTCATGGCTGGTTTTGATGTGCTCCAAAACCTCGTCCACGTTCTTGATACTGTTTCGCTGACAAACTTGCTCCAACGTTTCCGTCGGTTGAAACCCGCAACTGGCGCATCCGCCGATGTGGTAACGGCGGAACAACGCCCGTTGCGCGCCAGGAAATACTTCGAGCACCTCGCTCATGGGCGACTGCGGACCGATGGGTTCTGTTGTCATGGCTTTCTGTTACACAATTCAATCAATTTCCAAAAAACTTCTGAATCTCCTGCACCACTTCCACAAAGCGATCTACCTCGGCTTTGGTGTTGTAAAAATAAAAACTCGCTCGCGCCGTTGATTCGACGCCGAGTTTCCGCATAAGCGGCTGAGTGCAATGATGTCCGCCGCGCAACGCGATGCCGCGTTGGTCTGCTACGGTCACAACATCGTGGGCATGCACGTCTTTCAATAGGAAGCTCACCAGCCCAGCCCGGCCGGTCTTAGGCCCGAACAGTCGAATCGCATTGATGCTCCTCAGTTTTTCGTAGGCGTAGTTGGCCAGTTCCTGGTCGTGCTCGAAAATATTTTTGCGCCCGAGATTGTCCAGGTAATCCATCGCCGAGTGCAAACCGATGGGGCCGGAAATGTCCGGCGTGCCGGCCTCGAACTTGTGCGGCGCGCGTTTGAACGTGGTCTTGTGGAAATCGACGCTCAAAATCATTTCGCCGCCGCCTTGCCACGGCGGCATGCCGTCGAGCAGTTCCTGCCGCCCATACAGCACACCGATGCCGGTCGGGCCGCAGATTTTGTGACCGGAAAACGCGAGAAAGTCGCAGCCGATCTCCTGCACATCTACCGGGCAATGTCCGGCACTCTGGGCCGCATCGACCAGCGTGAGGATGCCACGCTCGCGGGCGCGCTCGCAAAGTTTCGCCACGGGATTCACGGTGCCGAGAGAATTGGATATGTGCACCATGGCGAACAGCTTGACCTCGCTCGTCAAAAACTCGTCGATCTCGCGCAGATCGAGATGACCTTCGTCACCGGTGACAGGCAGGTAAACCAGTTTGGCGCCGGTGCGTTCGGCGAGCAGTTGCCACGGCACGATGTTGCTGTGATGCTCCATCTCCGTGAGCAGGATTTTGTCCCCGTTCTTGATGTTCCTCGGTCCCCAGGCTTGCGCAACCAGATTGATGCTTTCCGTGGTGCCGCGGGTGAAAACAATTTCCTCAGCGTTGCGGGCGTTGATGAATTCGGCTGTGCGCGTGCGGGCCGCTTCAAATCCCGCCGTGGCGCGATTGCTCAACTCGTGAATGCCGCGATGCACATTGGCGTTATCGCGCTCGTAATAGTTGGTCAGCGCTCCAATAACCGCGCGCGGTTTCTGACTCGACGCCGCGTTGTCGAAATAAATCAGCGGATGGCCATGGACTTTCTGGTTCAGAATCGGAAAGTCATCGCGCAACGATTCCCAATCGATCGTTTTCTTCACGGTTCTTGGTTCTGTTGTTTCGGCGATCATCGGTCCATTTCTCCATCACTCCAATCCATCACATCAACCCCAACTGCAACTTCGCCGCTTCCGTCATCATGCCCTGATTCCACTGCGGCTCCCACACCAATTCCACATTGGCTTCGTCGATTTCCTCG is a genomic window containing:
- a CDS encoding rhodanese-like domain-containing protein, whose protein sequence is MSEVLEVFPGAQRALFRRYHIGGCASCGFQPTETLEQVCQRNSIKNVDEVLEHIKTSHEQDAKILIEPKELAELLKRDKTVRLLDVRSREEFEAVHINGAVLMSQPVTQEIMAEGTNSRPLVVIDHQGKQGLDAAAYFMGHGLTNVRCLRGGIDAWAQEVDTTMRRYKLG
- the mscL gene encoding large-conductance mechanosensitive channel protein MscL translates to MLKQFKEFAMRGNVVDMAVGVIIGGAFGKIVTSIVKDVLMPPIGKMMGGVDFKDLFINLDPDKLTKVKGAVKTLADATDAGAAVIAYGQFINTVIDFVIVAFCIFMVVKGMNTLMKKPVPAPAAPPEPTKEEKLLTEIRDILRAK
- the aroF gene encoding 3-deoxy-7-phosphoheptulonate synthase, encoding MIIVLRPNIPKKEEAAVLKEIRKLGYKPHIMRGVARTVIGAIGDERTHQSLETLTSWKQVESVMPVQKRYKLVSREAHRTGSTINVRGNIIGGKKVQIMAGPCSVESERQLLSTAKAVKKAGATILRGGAFKPRTSPYEFQGLGEKGLKLLAKARHETGLAIITELLSEDHADMIAEYADIIQIGTRNAQNFQLLIAAARTGKPVLLKRGLSMRIEEWMLAGEYILANENPNLMFCERGIRTFESYTRNTLDLSTIPIIKQESHCPIVIDPSQGAGRSDLVFAMCKGAVAMGADALLIEVHPNPAEAWSDGAQQLSLDGFARLMQELKPFISAAGRE
- a CDS encoding iron-sulfur cluster assembly scaffold protein produces the protein MNDDLQKRIQQAIANPQNMGELPNADAIGTVGNSECGEMLRMWIKYKEEKGKKVIDRATFQSFGCETAIAVASLATELIRGKTAEEALAMKTEELAGELGPLPPMKIHCAQLVEGALRSALDPESGQAKSQQPGAPASNSNLLNNFAKPKEGGVRVVLLDRKPTE
- a CDS encoding cysteine desulfurase; translation: MDWESLRDDFPILNQKVHGHPLIYFDNAASSQKPRAVIGALTNYYERDNANVHRGIHELSNRATAGFEAARTRTAEFINARNAEEIVFTRGTTESINLVAQAWGPRNIKNGDKILLTEMEHHSNIVPWQLLAERTGAKLVYLPVTGDEGHLDLREIDEFLTSEVKLFAMVHISNSLGTVNPVAKLCERARERGILTLVDAAQSAGHCPVDVQEIGCDFLAFSGHKICGPTGIGVLYGRQELLDGMPPWQGGGEMILSVDFHKTTFKRAPHKFEAGTPDISGPIGLHSAMDYLDNLGRKNIFEHDQELANYAYEKLRSINAIRLFGPKTGRAGLVSFLLKDVHAHDVVTVADQRGIALRGGHHCTQPLMRKLGVESTARASFYFYNTKAEVDRFVEVVQEIQKFFGN